The genome window AGGGTCGACGCCTGGGCCTCCATGCGCCCCGCGTTGTAGATGAAGAACGCGATCACGACCAGCCACAGCTGCAGGGTGAAGAAACCGTAGAGCCCGAGCAGGATCGCCATCGTGGCGCTGACGGTGACGGCCACGCTGGTGGCCCGCTCCTGCGGGAGGAAGAGCGCCAGCAGGCTGCGCAACACGCGCCCACCGTCGAGCGGGATGGCCGGCACGAGGTTGAAGAGCGCCAGGGCCACGTTCGTCACCCCCAGGTAGGCGACCACCATGAAGACGGCGCCGGCGCCGGCGCCCTGCAGCGCGGGAGCGAGCCTGAGCAGGACGAAGCCGATGACGAAGCTGACGATGGGACCGACGATGGCCACCACGGCCTCGCCGCCCCGCTGCTTGGGCATGGCGTCGAACTGCGCCACCCCGCCAAGGAACCAGAGGCGTATCTCGCGCACCTCGACGCCGTAGAGGCGCGCGACGACGGCGTGGCCGAGCTCGTGGACCATGACGCTGGCGAAGAGCCCGACGGCGCCCGCCAGCCCGACCAGCCACGGCGTGAGACCGTGGGTGAGGGCGCCGACGTCGACCACAATCCCCATGGCGCTCCTGAAGAGCTCGGCGTAGGCGGGGAGCTGACTGCCGATGAGGTAGGCGAAGAGCGGCAGGATGAGCAGGAAGCTGTAGTCGAGGCGGACGGGGATGCCGAGCAGCTTGAAAGGTAGCCTGATCCCGCCCGTACCCCCCACGTTCACCCCGGCACCTTCAGGGCGAGCTCGAGGGCCAGGCGTCTGGCCTCCCGGTCGGCCTGGCCGATGGCGTCCCAGCTGAGGTCGGTGGTCGGGGCGGAGGCGAGCACGGCCTCGAGGAGGCGCGGGATGGCGTCGAAGGAGAGGCGGCGTTCCAGGAAGGCAGCCACGGCGACCTCGTCCGCCGCGTTGAGGTAGGCGGGCGCCACGCCTCCCTGCCTGCCGGCGCGGTACGCGAGGCGGAGGCTGGGGAAGCGGCGGTGATCGGGCTCCTCGAACGTCCAGGTCCCCGAGAGGGGAAGGGGCGCGAGCGGCGTGGCGCGGCGCCCGG of Trueperaceae bacterium contains these proteins:
- a CDS encoding site-2 protease family protein, whose protein sequence is MNVGGTGGIRLPFKLLGIPVRLDYSFLLILPLFAYLIGSQLPAYAELFRSAMGIVVDVGALTHGLTPWLVGLAGAVGLFASVMVHELGHAVVARLYGVEVREIRLWFLGGVAQFDAMPKQRGGEAVVAIVGPIVSFVIGFVLLRLAPALQGAGAGAVFMVVAYLGVTNVALALFNLVPAIPLDGGRVLRSLLALFLPQERATSVAVTVSATMAILLGLYGFFTLQLWLVVIAFFIYNAGRMEAQASTLNRAFEGKTVADLMTRDPITVTPDMRLTQFLQLIHFRPHTGYPVVDGAGKLLGFARLSAAKHAGNAGPEQAETPPGRPFAAAPLGAEGAAPLTRLTEAELADVDPDATVADIVEPADTVAPGAPALDALRSIAQGRLGRLVVVDAGGRVVGLLSKTDLVRELRHLYETGPDRRG